In the genome of Rhodoferax sp. BAB1, one region contains:
- a CDS encoding alpha/beta hydrolase — MQASSVLILPGWHNSGPGHWQSRWEAAYGYTRVQQHDWERPMRGDWQMQLEEAVLLCPEPAVLVAHSLGVILVAAWAAHSRNVHRVKGALLVAPGDVAREETRAMLPSWWPIARKVLPFKSILVASRNDDRCPFDMAQGLAQDWGSEFVDAGDAGHLNADSKLGDWPRGHALLERLMAIQELNTAN; from the coding sequence ATGCAAGCCTCCAGCGTTCTCATCCTGCCGGGCTGGCACAACTCCGGCCCGGGCCACTGGCAGAGCCGCTGGGAGGCCGCGTACGGCTACACGCGTGTGCAGCAGCACGACTGGGAGCGTCCCATGCGCGGCGACTGGCAGATGCAGCTCGAAGAGGCCGTGCTCTTGTGCCCCGAGCCGGCCGTGCTGGTGGCGCACAGCCTGGGTGTCATCCTGGTCGCGGCCTGGGCTGCGCACTCGCGCAACGTGCACCGCGTCAAGGGCGCGCTGCTGGTGGCGCCCGGCGACGTGGCGCGCGAAGAGACCCGCGCCATGCTGCCCAGCTGGTGGCCCATAGCCCGCAAGGTCCTGCCTTTCAAGAGCATCCTGGTCGCCAGCCGCAACGACGACCGCTGCCCTTTCGACATGGCCCAGGGTCTGGCGCAAGACTGGGGTTCCGAATTCGTGGACGCCGGTGATGCCGGCCACCTCAATGCCGATTCGAAGCTGGGCGACTGGCCCCGGGGCCACGCCCTGCTGGAGCGCCTGATGGCCATCCAGGAATTGAACACAGCGAACTGA
- a CDS encoding trans-aconitate 2-methyltransferase — translation MTLLAKLPWPLPALLSWGLCWLVLSLLLRAGLGTTDALAASTLLSVFLSLLGSSWWRRLFIGFGYPLSLLLAGGLSLPAWGWLLPLALLALIYPLNAWRDAPLFPTPVDALNELPGVAPLEPGAKVLDAGCGLGHGLDALRQAYPLAELHGIEWSRPLAWLCARRCPWAQVERGDIWRADWSSYDLVYLFQRPESMPRAIAKARAELKPGAWLVSLEFEAVGQTPVARLEGAQGKPVWVYKVPL, via the coding sequence ATGACTTTGCTCGCCAAATTACCCTGGCCGCTGCCGGCCCTGTTGAGCTGGGGCCTGTGCTGGTTGGTGCTCTCCCTGCTGCTGCGTGCCGGCCTCGGCACCACGGATGCACTCGCTGCCTCCACGCTGCTCAGTGTGTTCCTCAGCCTGCTGGGGAGCAGCTGGTGGCGCCGCCTCTTCATCGGTTTCGGTTACCCGCTTTCGCTCCTGCTGGCCGGCGGCCTGAGCCTGCCGGCCTGGGGCTGGCTGCTGCCGCTGGCCCTGCTCGCACTGATCTACCCGCTCAACGCCTGGCGTGACGCGCCGCTGTTCCCCACGCCGGTTGATGCCTTGAACGAACTGCCCGGTGTCGCGCCGCTGGAGCCGGGTGCCAAGGTGCTCGACGCCGGTTGCGGCCTGGGCCACGGCCTCGATGCTTTGAGACAGGCCTATCCTTTGGCCGAACTGCACGGTATTGAATGGAGCCGGCCGCTGGCCTGGCTCTGCGCGCGTCGTTGCCCCTGGGCGCAGGTGGAGCGGGGCGATATCTGGCGGGCCGACTGGTCCAGCTACGACTTGGTCTATCTCTTCCAGCGGCCCGAGAGCATGCCGCGGGCCATAGCGAAGGCGAGGGCGGAACTCAAGCCCGGGGCCTGGCTGGTGAGTCTGGAGTTCGAGGCGGTGGGGCAAACGCCGGTGGCCAGGCTGGAGGGGGCGCAGGGGAAGCCGGTATGGGTGTACAAAGTACCTCTTTGA
- a CDS encoding LysE family translocator — protein MFGVADYGAFVVTVIIFLLIPGPGNLALITSTSKGGVRGGLAATLGVILGDQVLMWAAVAGVAALLIAYPTAFNLLQWGGAAYLAFLGVQMLLAKPGAAPVLNIKAGHYLRQAMVITLLNPKAIMFYLAFFPLFVDPATHQGLFTFGFMAVTIAFLTFLYGLGMTLLTHYLADRLRANPLFGRVLEKIAGLCLIGFGLRLAFTR, from the coding sequence ATGTTTGGCGTAGCCGACTACGGCGCTTTTGTCGTCACCGTCATCATTTTTCTGCTGATCCCGGGCCCCGGCAATCTGGCGCTGATCACCTCTACCAGCAAGGGCGGGGTGCGCGGCGGGCTGGCCGCGACCCTGGGGGTCATCCTCGGTGACCAGGTGTTGATGTGGGCGGCGGTGGCCGGCGTCGCCGCCTTGCTGATCGCCTACCCGACGGCCTTCAATCTGCTGCAGTGGGGCGGGGCGGCCTACCTCGCTTTCCTCGGTGTGCAGATGCTGCTGGCCAAACCCGGCGCGGCGCCGGTGCTCAACATCAAGGCCGGCCATTACCTGCGCCAGGCCATGGTCATCACCCTGCTCAACCCCAAGGCCATCATGTTCTACTTGGCCTTCTTCCCGCTTTTCGTCGACCCGGCCACGCACCAGGGCCTGTTCACCTTTGGCTTCATGGCCGTGACGATCGCCTTTCTCACTTTTCTCTACGGTCTGGGCATGACCCTGCTCACGCACTATCTCGCCGACCGTCTGCGCGCCAACCCGCTGTTCGGCCGCGTGCTGGAGAAAATTGCCGGCCTCTGCCTGATCGGCTTCGGCTTGCGTCTTGCTTTCACCCGCTGA
- a CDS encoding ParA family protein → MAKIFCVANQKGGVGKTTTTVNLAAGLAKVGQRVLMVDLDPQGNATMGSGVDKRQLKLTLYDVLLESATIAEARVKSDKLIEGGCSYDILGANRELAGAEVELVDVERRERRLKEALAKVSDEYDFVLIDCPPSLSMLTLNGLCSAHGVIVPMQCEYFALEGLTDLVNTIKQVHANLNPDLQIIGLLRVMFDPRITLQAQVSDQLKAHFGDKVFDAVIPRNVRLAEAPSYGVPGVVFDPASKGAQSFVSFAQEMVDRIQKM, encoded by the coding sequence ATGGCGAAAATTTTCTGCGTGGCCAACCAGAAGGGTGGCGTGGGCAAGACGACAACGACCGTCAACCTCGCGGCAGGTCTGGCCAAGGTGGGGCAGCGTGTGCTCATGGTGGATCTGGACCCCCAGGGCAACGCCACCATGGGTTCGGGGGTGGACAAACGCCAGCTCAAACTCACCCTCTACGACGTGCTGCTCGAATCGGCCACCATCGCCGAAGCTCGCGTGAAAAGCGACAAGCTCATCGAAGGCGGCTGCAGCTACGACATCCTGGGCGCCAACCGCGAACTCGCCGGTGCCGAGGTGGAACTGGTCGATGTGGAGCGCCGCGAACGGCGCCTCAAGGAAGCCCTGGCCAAGGTCAGCGACGAGTACGACTTCGTGCTCATCGACTGCCCGCCCTCGCTCTCCATGCTCACCCTCAACGGCCTGTGCAGCGCGCACGGCGTCATCGTGCCCATGCAGTGTGAGTACTTCGCGCTCGAAGGCCTGACCGATCTGGTCAACACCATCAAGCAGGTGCATGCCAACCTCAATCCCGACCTGCAGATCATCGGCCTGCTGCGTGTCATGTTCGATCCGCGCATCACCCTGCAAGCCCAGGTGAGCGACCAGCTCAAGGCCCACTTCGGCGACAAGGTGTTCGACGCCGTCATCCCGCGCAATGTGCGCCTGGCCGAAGCGCCCAGCTACGGTGTGCCCGGCGTGGTGTTCGACCCGGCCTCCAAGGGCGCGCAGTCCTTCGTGAGCTTCGCGCAGGAGATGGTCGACCGCATCCAGAAGATGTGA
- a CDS encoding ParB/RepB/Spo0J family partition protein, translating into MVTKKPKGLGRGLEALLGPKVDDTRAEVAAMNEAREGQSTGSLKLDEMVAGMYQPRTRMDEGALYELAESIKAQGIMQPILVRKLTDGPNAGKHEIIAGERRFRAAKLAGLDSVPVLVRDVPNESAAAMALIENIQREDLNPLEEAHGLQRLIREFGLTHEQAAQAVGRSRSAASNLLRLLNLAEPVQTLLMAGDIDMGHARALLSLDRATQITAANQITAKKMSVREAENLVKKLSAEFSLTPQKPGKEKSRDLKRVEEELSDLLTAEVEVRVKKRVKRHGRVEEMGELSIQFGSLDELNGLIDRLRRSGGNGN; encoded by the coding sequence ATGGTCACCAAGAAACCCAAGGGCCTCGGCCGCGGACTCGAAGCCCTGCTGGGCCCCAAGGTCGATGACACCCGCGCCGAAGTGGCCGCCATGAACGAGGCGCGCGAAGGCCAGAGCACCGGCAGCCTCAAGCTCGACGAGATGGTGGCCGGCATGTACCAGCCGCGCACGCGCATGGACGAAGGCGCCTTGTATGAACTCGCCGAGTCCATCAAGGCCCAGGGCATCATGCAGCCCATCCTGGTGCGCAAGCTCACCGACGGCCCCAACGCCGGCAAGCACGAAATCATTGCCGGCGAGCGCCGCTTCCGCGCCGCCAAACTCGCGGGCCTGGACAGCGTGCCCGTGCTGGTGCGCGACGTGCCCAACGAGTCCGCCGCCGCCATGGCCCTCATCGAGAACATCCAGCGTGAAGACCTCAACCCGTTGGAAGAAGCGCATGGCCTGCAGCGCCTGATCCGCGAATTCGGCCTCACGCACGAACAGGCCGCACAGGCCGTGGGCCGCTCGCGCAGTGCTGCCAGCAACCTGCTGCGCCTCTTGAACCTGGCCGAGCCGGTGCAGACCCTGCTGATGGCCGGCGACATCGACATGGGCCACGCGCGTGCCCTGCTCTCGCTGGACCGCGCCACGCAGATCACCGCCGCCAACCAGATCACCGCGAAGAAGATGTCAGTGCGCGAGGCCGAGAACCTGGTCAAGAAACTCAGCGCCGAGTTCTCGCTCACGCCGCAGAAACCCGGCAAGGAAAAATCACGCGACCTCAAGCGCGTGGAAGAAGAGCTGTCGGACCTGCTCACCGCCGAGGTGGAAGTGCGTGTGAAAAAACGCGTCAAGCGCCACGGCCGCGTGGAAGAGATGGGCGAGCTCAGCATCCAGTTCGGCTCGCTGGATGAGCTCAACGGCCTGATCGACCGGCTGCGCCGCAGCGGTGGCAACGGCAATTAA